ATGATTCGGTTCGAGCCTCACAGATCCGAGTTGATTTGGTAAAGGAGAATCAAATTTGGGCGATTGAATGGGCGGGCGGTCGTTATCGGTGTCATCAGGGGAGAGGACAGCAAGATTTTGCCACTGCTCTGTGTAGTTAAAAAGCAGACGGCTGATGTCTGACCCCCTAGATCCAGTTTTGATTAGCTGGGGATGTCATCGGAGCTGGATAGGGGAAATAGTCGAGTGACTGTTGCTATTCCTGCCTCGACTTTCCAGAAAATATCAAACCCTGCTAGCCGCATATTCCACTCTTGCCCGGGTTGACCATCTTTCCTGCGCTCATAACCTGGGCGAGGATCTTGGGCAATCACATCCGAAATCATCGGTTGGATTTCATTTCGATCCCCCGTCAATGTTGAGATGAGGCTAGCCGTTGCTTCGGGACTCCATTCCACAGGCAATAGGGGATCTGCATCATCAGCCCAAGCACTGGTTGCAGTTGCGATCGCGTCTGCATACGGTACATAGGGCTTAATATCCAACACGGGTGTACCGTCTAAAAAGTCTCCTCCATGGATATGGAGCAATATTTCGGTTGGGGTCTGTTCCACTTGATCCAAAGGCACTGCACTCAGTCCGATCTGATTCGGACGATTGGGACTGCGGGTTGCATAAACCCCCATGCTCTTGTTTCCACCCAGGCGGGGTGGACGCACCAGGGGACGAAACTTGGAAAAGGACTGACCATGTAGCAGAAAGATTACCCATATATGGGAAAAGCTCTCAATTCCTCGCAATGAATGCCACTGCTGATCGGTGTGGGGAAAGACAATGGCTGCTTTTGCAGATTCCACTAATCCGGCCTGTCGAGGAATACCAAAGCGTTCAGGATAGCAAGATCGAATATAGGCAATCGGGGTTAAAGATACCTCATTCAAGTTGGGAAGGGGATTAGGGATCGGCATGATTATTTTTACCCTGCTTGGCTTCTAGGCGATCTAAGGTGCGATCAAAGCAGGCTCGAATATTATGCAGTAAATATAGATCTTCAGCGCCCAATAGTGCCAAACCGCGAGTAACGTATTTCTGATAGCGTTCTGCCAATCCAATGCGCTCCATAAGCTGTAGGGAGGAGTGTTTGAGATTGGCATATTCGAGCGGGGGCATGGGGTCACGATTCAGCCGCTGGTCTTTAATTTGGACTGCTGACTCTGACAGCATAAAGCTATACACCATCACAGCCTGGGCCAAGTTCAATGAAGGATGAGGATTGTCCTGAGGAATGGTCGTGATCAGATCGCAGCGATCGATATCTTGTCGATTCAAGCCAGACCGTTCTCCCCCAAAGACAAATGCAACGTGCTGTAGGCTCTCTCCCTTTGCTTGTAACTGTTGGGGCACCTCCCGCACTGAAATATATTGATACTTCTCATAGCGATGGCGGGCGGTGGTGGCGCAGGCAAAATCAATGTCATGCAACGCCTCTGATAAAGTCTGATAAATGGGAGCCGCATTGAGGACTGCTTGGGAACCGTGGGCCAGGACTTGGGCTTTTTCTGAGTTGCGATCGCATCGAGGTCGCACCAGCCGCAAATCCGTATGGCCCATTGTATTTAAAGCCCGAGCCGCAGCCCCCAAATTTTCTGGAACTTCTGGTTCAACTAGGATAAATGAGTACTGCATGAAGGTATAAAGCTTGCCTTATCACAGAGAGTAGGCTGCATCAACCTTAATGCTGAATACTCTCTGACTATTGACGCTAGCACGTTCTACCCAGGCAATACTGCCACAACTTTTAATTTCATCTCCCTAAATAGGCTTTGCTAACCTTCACCTATATCCTCAACAGAGTGGAACATAAGATTATGCCCATCAAGATTCCATTTTATAGATTGGCGAGAATTAGAGTGATTTTCAAATAGAAATCTATGGGTATACAAAGATAGAAAACGCCATAGGTTATCGGTTAATTGAATTTGCAATACGGCCGGTATTTTCAGCAGTTCTAATTGAAGAGATAAATGCTTCTAATGTGATTCTGAAAAAGATAATGTTCAGCATGAACACGAGTGGTGCAAGAATCAAAGCACCAATGGCTGGAAGTGGACCTCCTCGTAACCCTGCGAATAGAATGAGTAAAGCAGCCAGACCAATGAATAAAATACCTATCCCATAAAGGACTCCTGCGATTTGAATCGCAATAAATTCAGAGAAAGACAGGTCAAAGAGCTTAGCAAAGAATCCCTTTCGAGAGGCCATCTTAATTTATCCTCACTTGACTTTATATTTTGGCCTCCATTATTAGTAGAAAAGGGCTTAATCTTGCTATTTTAATATTTTTTTTATTATTCAGTGGCCTGGCTCTAAAAAACCCTAATTATATGTATTTATATATGAATATTTATCGATTTTTCTATACTTCCACTGAAGTATAGTGGTTTATTTGATCTTTTATGAATACTCCTTCTAAGCTATTTCAATCACTTATGCTGACTATAAACACTGGACCCACTCTTGAATATCAAATTAATCAGGCTTGGTATTCAAAGAAATTAAATAGATTACAAGCACAAAAAAATGTAACTTAAAAATTTATATCAGATTTAAAATAAAGTAAATATACTTTTCTCTGGATTGATAAATAAAGCCTGATTTTTTATCATTACGATAATCATGATAGTTCTTACCAAAATCTGTGTATCTTAAATTGGGAATCACTTGGTTGCCCCCCAAGTCCCATATATCCATAAATCTGAGTGCTCCTCTCTAGCTATCCCGTGATTGGGTTCTTAACCAATGAGAGAAGAAGATTGCGAATAGGTATCCACTATGGCTTTTTTAGAACAAGAAAATAGTACGCAACAACAAAAACAACACCGAGCTTGGTGGAATCGGCCTCTGATTGGTGATCGGAGTGTGACAGAGCGGATTAGCTCTTTGGTCAAAGGGGGCAAGAAAGAAGAAGTCCCTGAAAAAGTGATTAAAACCCATGCGGATGCTTTGCAGGCGATACATAAATTGGTGAAGCGGGCTTTGTCTATTGACAATGGCAAATATGGCAATTCTGAGTTCCTAGCCTTTGTTAAGCTCAAGCGAGCTTTTGCTGAAAGCCATGAGGGATATGAGAATCTGGACCGATATCTTCAGCTTTTGCATGCGGGTATTTCTGCCAAACACACATTCATAGCTTTGGAACGCATGGAGTTCAAGTTCTATGGTTCTAAACATGCTCTCCTTTATGACTATGTTGAGGCTTTATTTCAAAGCAATATCCCGCAGGCTGAGTTCCTTGATAGCCTACATGCCAAATTTGTGGAGGTCCAACCTCAACTCCGCACAGAGGTAGGGAAAGAAGTATTACAGCAGTATTATCAAAATTTAGAGACGATCACCAAACATCGGTTTGGATTTCGGTTATTGCGTTCCTTCAAACGCCATAAAATGACCAACTATTCCATGCTCAATACAGTTGCCAAGATTATTGATGGATTAGATCGATTAGACTTGCATGACTTAGGCATCCTCAATACGGAAGTGATTGCCCATTACGAAACCTTTCAGCGGTTGGGGGAAATTATAGGCATGCCAGAATCATTGGTGAACCCCAAAACCTTTGGCCGCATGCTGCAGTATGTCGCTTTAGAAGAAAAATATAAAACAGCCTATCCTAAGTTTCAGGAGTTAGTGGTACTGCTTGAAGAGTGGTATAGGAACTTTACTATTGCCCAAAATCTACGCAATGAATATAACCCCAAGAAATATAAGAGGGTGAAGGAATTTGGGACTTCGATTCCTGGGGTTGCTATCTATAACAAATACAAAGCTTATTTCAGCTAAAAGAACGCGGGTTGCTGAACGGACGCTACCACTGTTGATGAATCAACTGCATATTGTGCACCGTACAGTGGAGGATCTCCGGCTGTGCTAAGTATTCCATCAATGGACTGAGCTTCGGAATATTGAGGAGAAAAGCATCGTAATCGAGGGCTGTCAGTTGGCGAAGAATTTTACACCACTGAGAGTAATCAATCTGCGAAGGATGAATTTGAGGAAGCAGCCGACTTAGAGACTTGGCTCGATCGGCTTTATCGGTGAATTCAAAGGTTGCGGCCAGGGTCTGAGCCAGTAGGTCATTGGGTAGCAAGGCATTGAGGGAATCAAGGGTTCTTTTTCTGGCTTCCCATGGACTCAATTTCAGCTCTGAGGATGTCAGTTGGGTCTTGAGAATACTTAAGACCGATGTGTACGCCTGATTACTAGGGTGCTGCTTTCTATGGGCCTGAATGTTTAATAGTAATGCTCGAGAACAGTAGGGAATGACGCTGTTAAGCATTCTCTGCTGTTTGTCTTTGCGGGTTGTCTGTTGAGCAATGCCTAAAACGTGCTGAATCTGCTCTTGGGTTAACTGAGGGGCTAACTGTTGAAATGCCAATATCTGGGTGTCTGTATCGGTGATTTGGCAAGCTGCTGTCAATGCAGCGGGAAGTAGTTTGGGGCGATATTGGCTTAAGGTCCAGTAGGCCCGAAATTGAGTATTACTATCCTGGCATTGCGAAAGCCAGTGGAGTGCCGTTGACAGAATAGACTTATCTATATTGGCAAGTTGGCAAATGGATAGAACTTTTGCAGTTAGATTTGTGAAAGCACTTATCTGATCTTTCACTTCGGTTTGGACGGATGGAGAAAGATGGGGAAAAAGAATACCCAAAGCTTGCCCCCGGTCTCGTTCGGCTGGCAAGGTGTTAATTATTTTGAGTAGCTTGGCCGTAATATTGGGTGCAGAATGATGCTTGCAGATGGGGGGAAGGACAGAGCTATAGGCCAGCGAATCTTCAAACTTTTCCAAAATATTCAAAGTGAGTTGAATCTCAACCTCACTTAAATACGGAACAATTTTGCTGAGTGCGAATGCACAAGACCGTTCGTCCTCGATGGAACACACTGTACGAAAGGTGACCGAAAGCAGGCCAGGATGGTTGGGAAGTAGGTGAAGGAGAAGCGTAGCCCTTGTGGATGAATGTTCAATAGAATTGATGACTTCCAGAACCTGAGCCTTTTGGGCATTAGAGATAGTGGGTGCAACGGCGACCAGAAATTCTGAGCAAACACTTTCTTCTATGTCATCCGTTTGGCTATTGATCAGCTGGTTCAAATAGATGGAAGTGGTTTGGGGCCAACGAGTTACAATGCCACAGGCAGCAACCATCTCATCCGATGGGGAAAGGGTTTGAGCAATGGCAACGGTTTGATCTAAAAGGGGTGTGGGGATCTGAGCTGATATCTCCCGCAGCACAATCGCTTTGTAAAAGTCAGCCGATAAGGACGGGATGATTTTTAACAAATCCGGAAACAGCGTTGTCTCCAAGAGAGGGGCCAGCAAGCATAATAACTGAGCTTGGTGGGCAGCATTAGACTGACGCTGGATGACCGATAGGATATAGGGATGATAGGTGGTGGGCAGGGCTGGGATTAAGTCTTGTAGGACTTCAAATTGATGGTGCGAGTCTTGAATCAGTTCTAAATAGGTAATGCTTTGGGTGGGTGTCCAGATTTGTTGGCGAACAAAGGCCCCTACCAGCGGGGCCGGTAGACGAGTCACCAGACGGTGATGAGCAACGGTCATCATGGCATAGCGACATTGCAATTGAATGGCTTGCGTGGGAGATTGCTCGTATTGTTCCTCTGCCAGTTGCCACGCTAAGTTCACGTCTCGGCAGTAGAAGGCCGTATAGCCGTTGCGATCGCAAGCTTCATACCAACCATTCGCACCAGACTCCGCTTCTTCCTGCAGGAGGATGTGGATTTCATCACAGCGGTCGGCAGCCTGCAAATGCCAGGTTAAATGGGCATGAATATAACCATCGTCTGCCAGGGTGTGCCACAACCGTTTATGGGTGAGGGCCTGGTAGCGTTCAATCAGGGCTGCATGGACATCTCTTGCTTCGAGCTGTTTGAGCTGCAGTAAGCCGGTATAGGCGACCTGCTGTAACAAGGCGGGAAGTTGATAAATATGCTGAAAAGGACTGAGGCTGGACTGCAGCCATTGCTTTTCTATCAGGATCTGCTGATCGACCCATCGCTGTAGGAGCACTTCAGCCTCTTCCACCGGGCAGAGCCATAGGGTAGAAGCGGTTTTAGCCGTAAAAGTTGCGTTTTTGGCCAGAATACCTAACCAGGAGAATCGTTGCTCTTCTTCTGCATTCAGAGCAAAGGGCTGGGACATGTCAGACAGAGCTTGATTGGCATCAAGAGCCTGGGGCCAATCGGATACTTGCCCTGCGGCTAGCTCTTCCGCTGTAGGGTTTGGTTCATCTATGGATCCTGCCGGTGGTAAGGGAGGAAGAATAGTGTCTAAACGGCTCACAAAGGCGAATACTAAGTTCGGAAACAGCCAAACTTAGTATTCCCAATGGTTTTGGCCGATGGGACAATTTGTCCCTTATCCGCCTATATCAATAGCCCTCATGCCTTGCGCCGAGAACGGATGAGGGATTAAGCATCATCCTGAATCCAGGCCTCAACAATCCGAGAAGGAATGCGAATCACAGGATGCTCAAAGAGGGCTTCAATAGCGGCATCCCCCCCAGCCTGCAGGGCACGTTGAAGGCGATTTTGCAGGGAAGCATCCATTTTGACCGCGGCCTCAACGGAACGTTCGGCCTGAATCCCACCCAACTTTGATTGGGCCACAATCCCCAGAACATTCTGGACATCTGCCCGCAAAGCGGTAAAGTCCACTTCTGTCATTTGCGGCTCAATGGGTTTGGGAGCCGGGTCTGAGTTCACCATGTTCTGGACAGCCCCGGCAATATCCATACCCGTGGTATGGCGAATCTGCTCCAGAAAAGCTGCTGCTTTCGTCGCTCCTCCCCCATTGGTCGTATCCACAACCGTGACATTCTGGACCGTCACCTCCGGCACCGTAGCCGTTAGGGTCGATAGCAACACCTCCAGTTTTTGCAATAGAAAAATATCGCGAGCACTGCTGCCTGCTTTCTGCCAGGATTCTGCGAGTCGCAATGTACCTTCTGCCTGGGCTTTACCGTCCTCAATAATCTGGGCAGCATCCCCTTGGGCTTGGGCAATGGCCCGCTTGCATTGGGCTTCGGCTGGGGCCACCACATCAGCCTGAAGCTGTTGTTCGACCTGTTTGATCCGCTCTTGCTGCACTGGAATTTCAGCTTGAATCCGGGCTAACTCCGAGGCAATGTCAGCCTCCGATTCTGCAACCACTGCCCCTCGCTTGGTTTTGGCATCCTGGAGTCGGCGTTCAGCTTCG
The Acaryochloris marina S15 genome window above contains:
- the tsaA gene encoding tRNA (N6-threonylcarbamoyladenosine(37)-N6)-methyltransferase TrmO, with amino-acid sequence MPIPNPLPNLNEVSLTPIAYIRSCYPERFGIPRQAGLVESAKAAIVFPHTDQQWHSLRGIESFSHIWVIFLLHGQSFSKFRPLVRPPRLGGNKSMGVYATRSPNRPNQIGLSAVPLDQVEQTPTEILLHIHGGDFLDGTPVLDIKPYVPYADAIATATSAWADDADPLLPVEWSPEATASLISTLTGDRNEIQPMISDVIAQDPRPGYERRKDGQPGQEWNMRLAGFDIFWKVEAGIATVTRLFPLSSSDDIPS
- a CDS encoding TrmH family RNA methyltransferase; protein product: MQYSFILVEPEVPENLGAAARALNTMGHTDLRLVRPRCDRNSEKAQVLAHGSQAVLNAAPIYQTLSEALHDIDFACATTARHRYEKYQYISVREVPQQLQAKGESLQHVAFVFGGERSGLNRQDIDRCDLITTIPQDNPHPSLNLAQAVMVYSFMLSESAVQIKDQRLNRDPMPPLEYANLKHSSLQLMERIGLAERYQKYVTRGLALLGAEDLYLLHNIRACFDRTLDRLEAKQGKNNHADP
- a CDS encoding DUF4282 domain-containing protein, with the protein product MASRKGFFAKLFDLSFSEFIAIQIAGVLYGIGILFIGLAALLILFAGLRGGPLPAIGALILAPLVFMLNIIFFRITLEAFISSIRTAENTGRIANSINR
- a CDS encoding flotillin family protein, coding for MEVIIVALLGVMGLGTGAAVLAFRNLYYICQPSEVLIFAGSSQRTADGKRVGYRLVKGGSSGRYPLLERALRMDLTNMIIDLRVANAYSKGGIPLQVEGVANIKIAGEEPTIHNAIERLLGKSRKEIEQIAKETLEGNLRGVLASLTPEQVNEDKIAFAKSLLEEAEDDLEQLGLVLDTLQIQNISDDVRYLDSIGRKQQADLQRDARISEAEAQAESSIKSAENERITSLKRLDRDIGIATAEAERRLQDAKTKRGAVVAESEADIASELARIQAEIPVQQERIKQVEQQLQADVVAPAEAQCKRAIAQAQGDAAQIIEDGKAQAEGTLRLAESWQKAGSSARDIFLLQKLEVLLSTLTATVPEVTVQNVTVVDTTNGGGATKAAAFLEQIRHTTGMDIAGAVQNMVNSDPAPKPIEPQMTEVDFTALRADVQNVLGIVAQSKLGGIQAERSVEAAVKMDASLQNRLQRALQAGGDAAIEALFEHPVIRIPSRIVEAWIQDDA